From the Hevea brasiliensis isolate MT/VB/25A 57/8 chromosome 15, ASM3005281v1, whole genome shotgun sequence genome, one window contains:
- the LOC110657495 gene encoding uncharacterized protein LOC110657495: protein MRQKISETQIRKETGSRSRGRGRGRSRSRGVSSGSDTTIPIHQKHLQIQIPSLQISPNPPLPMLLAQHHHQHQHQPHFHFHHDLQQPISNHPSTTQTTPLLSLPHKRPTIMTLSPSSLSLSSTRHQSNFSPTPSFATPFSIRTLSYKLFFCLTRARLLCVHLRVLVLISLPSLYFFLSIHNRFFIINFLSILAFSITFLVSLTLAFPRLPSIRLLLARSLPSKLNSTNLPTKASKPVIWSIGSKPKVEKRPNSGSWVQVYSNGDVYEGEFHKGKCSGSGVYYYYMSGRYEGDWVDEKYDGYGVETWAKGSRYRGQYRKGLRHGIGVYRFYSGDVYAGEWSNGQCHGCGIHTCEDGSRYVGEFKWGVKHGLGRYYFRNGDTYAGEYFADKMHGFGVYQFGNGHQYEGAWHEGRRQGLGMYTFRNGETQSGHWQNGFLDFPNSENSLYGSPYAVTYSKVLYAVQEAQQAARKAYDLARTDERLNRAVAAANKAANAARVAAVKAVQRQMPPDNSDDAPNPCV, encoded by the exons ATGCGTCAGAAGATATCAGAAACGCAGATCAGAAAAGAAACTGGAAGCAGAAGCaggggcagaggcagaggcagaagcAGAAGCAGAGGCGTTTCTTCTGGTTCCGATACTACGATTCCAATCCACCAAAAGCATCTCCAAATCCAAATCCCATCCCTGCAAATATCACCGAACCCACCACTGCCTATGCTGCTAGCCCAACACCATCACCAACACCAACACCAACCTCACTTTCACTTTCACCATGACCTACAACAACCCATCTCCAATCATCCTTCGACAACACAAACAACACCCCTTCTTTCGTTGCCTCACAAAAGACCTACAATCATGACTCTTTCACCCTCTTCTCTTTCCCTTTCTTCTACTCGCCACCAATCCAATTTTAGTCCAACACCCTCTTTTGCAACTCCATTTTCCATCAGAACTCTATCATATAAACTATTTTTCTGTCTAACCCGTGCCCGTTTGCTTTGTGTACATTTGCGGGTCTTAGTCCTTATTTCTTTGCCTTCACTTTACTTCTTTTTATCCATACATAATCGCTTTTTTATCAtaaattttctttcaattcttgCTTTCTCAATTACCTTTTTGGTATCTCTCACCCTCGCTTTCCCTCGCTTGCCTTCTATTCGATTACTTCTTGCCCGTTCATTGCCTAGTAAGCTCAACTCAACAAATTTACCCACAAAAGCTTCAAAACCTGTAATATGGTCTATTGGTTCCAAGCCAAAAGTAGAGAAGAGGCCGAATTCGGGGTCTTGGGTTCAAGTTTACAGCAATGGTGATGTTTATGAGGGTGAATTTCACAAGGGAAAGTGTTCAGGCAGTGGGGTTTATTACTATTACATGAGCGGGAGATATGAGGGTGATTGGGTTGATGAGAAGTATGATGGCTATGGAGTTGAAACCTGGGCTAAAGGGAGTCGGTACAGAGGGCAATATAGGAAGGGTTTAAGGCATGGAATTGGAGTTTATAGGTTTTATTCTGGTGATGTTTACGCTGGGGAGTGGTCTAATGGGCAATGTCACGGGTGTGGGATCCATACCTGTGAGGATGGTAGTAGATATGTTGGGGAGTTCAAGTGGGGCGTCAAGCATGGCCTTGGTCGTTACTATTTCAG AAATGGGGACACATATGCTGGGGAATATTTTGCAGACAAAATGCATGGTTTTGGAGTTTATCAGTTCGGAAATGGACATCAATATGAAGGAGCTTGGCATGAGGGAAGGAGGCAAGGGCTTGGCATGTACACTTTCAGAAATGGGGAAACACAATCTGGTCATTGGCAAAATGGTTTTCTTGATTTCCCCAACTCAGAGAATAGCCTTTATGGATCTCCTTATGCGGTTACTTATTCCAAAGTTCTTTATGCTGTCCAG GAAGCACAGCAGGCTGCTAGGAAAGCATATGATTTGGCAAGAACAGATGAAAGGTTGAATAGAGCTGTTGCAGCAGCAAATAAGGCAGCCAATGCTGCAAGAGTTGCAGCAGTAAAAGCTGTCCAAAGACAAATGCCTCCTGACAACAGTGATGATGCACCAAATCCCTGTGTTTGA